The genomic interval TGAGTGCAGCTTGTGGATATCGCGGATACACGTCAACCGCAGTAATTCTTGTGCTTTTCATCCTGCTCGTCATTGTATCCCGATCCTTCTTTATCTAATGCAAGACAAAAGGGGCTCTTCTTGAGCCCCACAGAAACTATGCCATCAATGGCGGTAACGCATTTAGCCCGGACCGCTTAACCTGTAGTCAACGCTTCCCGTTCGGGAGCCTGCGGCATCTGTTCCAGCCACCCGTTTTCAATCAGGATATTCGAGCCATCCTCGGCACAATTCCCGACCTCCAATAAAAGGCGCCCATATTGAGCCGCCAAATCGTGTCTCGCGCATAATGACAAAGCATTTCCGTATGCTCTTATCCTCATGGTCAACAAATTCAATTTGTGGAATATCATCAATTTATCTGAAAACGGCGAGAAATTGGAT from Bacilli bacterium carries:
- a CDS encoding YjcZ family sporulation protein, coding for MSAACGYRGYTSTAVILVLFILLVIVSRSFFI